The nucleotide window ACTGCAGACCTGCCCTGGAGGGTGGCTGATCAGTGTTCCACCTGAGAATAGGAGCATGTGATCAGGCTCAGATGATCACAAAGAGGCATCCGGGGTTGACcatctgccaccctctccctggAAAACTCGCTCAGTGCGTGGTTTCACAGGACACTGCAGCCTCTTCTGTCACCAGCGAGGAGGAAGACACTGTGCAGAGTGAATGGTGTGTGGCCCCCTGAGCTCCACCTCTttccccagcccttcccctcctcctgtgCCCTGGCTCCTGTCTTACCACGGGGACCCTGCCCCTTGACCGCAGGTCTTAATGCAATCCTCTTCAGTGAGGAAGTTGTTCTTCTTTCCATTACAGCCACCGTATATAAAGTGCTCACAGTGCCCAGTCTTGGCATTGTAAAAGTATCTGATCTCCGGAGTAATGCAGGGACCTGAGAATTTATGCTCCAGGCAGAAAGCAGGCCTAGAAGTTGCTGAAATGGGAGGGGCAATGAGTCAGTTATGAGGATGGTCATCACAGCTTGGTCTACAAGGTCAACAACTGAAACCACCTGTTTGTTTGCAGTAGAGAATGTTAGGCTGCAGAAGATGGTCACATTGAAAAGCTCATTTGTAAACCTCCTTTCTGGAACATAATTATGAATGTTGCTAAGCATGACACAATATATTAATTATGTACAAATTTGTATCTCCTCATgaagtatttgaagaaaaattgGTACAATGCCTTTGAttagatttggactataaagaaagttaaaagccaaagagttgatgtctttgaattgtggtgttagagaagactcttgagagtcccttggactacaaggagatcaaaccagtcaatactaaatgaaatcagttctgaacattcattgggaggactgatgctgaagctgaaactccaatactgtggccacctgatgtgaagaaccgactctttggaaaagaccctgatgctgggaaagattgaaggcgggaggagaaggggacgacagaggatgagatggttggatggcatcaccaacacaatggacatgagtttgagtaggctccgggagttggtgatggacagggaagcctggcaggctgcagtccatggggtcaaaaagagttggacacaactgagcgactgaactgaactgaactgaacaaagactTCTATAGGACTTacccgtggtccagtggttaagaatctgccttccaatacaggagtCTTGGATTTGGTCCCTTTTTAAGGGACTGAGGTCCTACATGCCTTGGAACAACTAAGCTGctggaccacaactactgagcttttGGCCCGAAACTAAGATACAACATgtcaaatgaatatataaatgctcaataaaacacacacacacacaactctacAACAACCGAGAGATATCACAGGTCAAAAAATATTCcttatgtatcaataattactggGTCTAGATACCTGGGTTTTATAATACTATTCTCTGTGCATATGTGGATGGTAAAAGCTTTCCACCGtcgattttaaaaaatgtgaaggaaTCATGCTTTAGTGGGAAAAAAGGCATGAAGAAAACATACCAGTGTGTTTACTTCTGATAcctcaggttgctgctgctgctgctaagttgcttcagtcgtgtccgactctgtgcaaccccgtggactgcagcccaccaggctcccccgtccctgggattctccaggcaagaacactggagtgggttgccatgtccttctccaatgcatgaaagtgaaaagtgaaagtgaagtcgctcagtcctatccgacttttcgcgaccccatggactgcagcctaccaggctcctccgtccatggggttttccaggcaagagtactggagtggggtgccatcgccttctccagatacCCTAGAGGACTGTATAAATTGAATGTTGATACTATTAATACGTTGAATACTGTgatcataaaaagaaatataggtttgttttttttttcttttcatccttttcctGACGCTGAGTTCCCAAAAATCTCAGTATTTCTTATGTGAGAAGAACAATAAAAGTGTCTTCTGGTCGGAGATTTTGGAAAGACCCTTGTAAGCCCAGATTGGATTGCACAGGAAAGGACTGCCTTTCCTTCTTACCCTCCTGTCCTCCCCTGTGGTCTTCTATTCTCCATCTCCTCGCCTTTCCTCAGCCTCAGGGAGGGGAATGGAGCTGTCTGTGGAACAATCTCCAATGGCTAATGATTTAATGCATCATGACTaggtaatgaagcctccatagaGGCCTTAACAGAGCAAGACATTCATGTTATTCAAGAGGATTGAAATCGACCCAGGGAACAACATAGATGCACACTTCATCATGGCTCACTTGACCACTGCTGGAGCCTGCTCACTGGGCCTCTGTCTCTGCCCTTTGCCCCCTAGCGGGCACTCTCTGTACTGCAGCCTCAGGGATCCTGTCAGTATTCAGTCCTATCCCATTGTTCCTATGACCAGTCCCTCAGTGACTACTCTTTGCTCCGAGAGTCAAATTCTGATTCTTATAAAGTCCTACAAAGTTCTTCATGACCTGCCCCCGTGGCCTCTTGGCCTCATTCCCTtccactcccttcccctcccctccatccattcatcttcAACCACCCTGGTCCAAGTTGTCGTTCAAACACAACAGCCACATTTCTTCTGCAGCCTCTGCTCAAACCTTCCTTATCACAGAAGGTGTCCTTGACCCTGCAGAGAAAAAGCACAGCATCTTTCCTCCGAATCACTCTCTAACTTCAAAAAACTTCTAACCTACCATAGGATTTCTTGCCTTTGCTATTGTTTGTCTCCCTCCTAGAAAGCAAGCTACTTGCCAAACTTTTTTCACAACCCGAGAACAGTGCTTTATAGGGACTTACAAACTCCCATTTTCATTCTCTCCACAAGTGCAAGGTCATTAAATAGAATGGGTATAATTGAATTCCTTTTAGTAAAAAAATCACCTTGATCATATAGCACATCAACATCATAGTCAATCTCCCTCTAACATTCAAACTCCCTCTAACATTCAGTCTCCTGACAGGATAATAAAATAATGTGTCCAGGTGATCACTAACCCAGCAATCTCTCTGAACCCAAATAAATATGAGTTTTTATGgatgttttcaataaataatcaTAACTATTGAATTAGCAGCCATTGCTGGTGGATCTCAATCTCAAGAGCCTGCCCCTCTCCCCAGAGGTGCTAGTAAGAAAGTGGTGAATTTCCAACCTCTAAATGGGTGTTTGAGTTTTGGGGGAGACCTGCCTTTTCCTAAAGGTTTTCCAGATCATTTTGCATGATCTGGATGCATGATCTGGTGGTGTATCTACTACCACTAACCAATTCCCCAAACACCCACTTGGTGTTCCCCATCTATTGACATCTGAGATGAAATCCATGCAGTTTAATGCAGCTCCCACAGGTTGAGGGCTCAATACTGTCCTCATTTTAGTGCCAGCCACGTGGTCCAAATTTACTTATGCCTGTGACCAAATGGCTAAAATGTGGATGTCCCATGATCCCTCCATATTCAATAAACCAGTGGAACTGGTGACCAAACTTAGGAAAATCCTTACTTACTAGTCTCAGATTAATATACATGAAAATTCACGAACAGTGAAATGGAGATCTGTAGGGCAAAGCAGGAATGGAGGTGTGTGGAACTTCCATTCCCTAGTGGAGCACAGCACCCTCACATTACATCATTGCATTCCCACCTGGAATACTCTCTGATCCAAATAATTGTGAATTTATATTGACGTTTCAAGAAATAGGCTTATTAGTTGAATCATTGGCCACTGGTGACTGCTCTCACTCTCAGtgaccttccctctccccagaggTGCAGAAAGTACAAACCCTTATTCTCTTCTTGGAGTACTGCTGTTGGGAGCTCCTTTACTGAACGTTTCTCCAGTTGCTTTCCAGAAATCATCACAAGACCTATTAAAGAGAATAAATTTCAAAAGTTTCAGGAGTCCTGGTCCATGAAACAGATCAAACATGATTAAGAAAATAACAGTCAAAAGAGGACAAGGGAAAGGGCCTGGAGACGTAATATTATGTCAGCCTTGGTCCCACAGCCTACCACACAAGAGCTGTGTTTCTTCATTTCCCTGCAGTTACTCTCCTCCACGCTCCACATTTTCTGACTAGTTTTAATAATAGAGGAAAAATCATTATTTGATTAAGAAATATTTCACTACTCACCTCTCCCCAAGCCTCATGTGAGCCCTCATATCACAGGAGAAGGTGAGTCTGGGTTTTTTCCTGACATGAAATACATGATTTCTCCACCAACACCATCCAATTCCCAACACCCAACGGGAGAACCACAGCTAATTGACTTCTGATACCAAATCTGTGGGGTTAGTGTCGATGCCACGGGTTGAGGCATCCAGACTGTCCTCTCTTCAGATGCCAGCCAAGTGGTCTCAAGTCACTTATGCTTCTGACCAAGTGATTAAAAGTGAGAGTTTCCATGACCCCAGCTCCATACTCAAAAATTCAATAGAACTGTCGACCAAACTCATGAAAACCCTTACTTACAGTTCTCAGATTAATATACACAATAAAACTCAGTAACAGTGAAATGGAGGAGATATGTAGGACAAAGGGGGAGTGGAGGTGCTTGGAGTGTCCGTGCCCTGGTGAGCACAGCACCCTCACAACACCAGCATTAGTTCCCACCACAAAAGCTATCTGAATGACAGTATTTATGGATTTTTATTGATGGTTGACTAAATAGGCATATTGATTAAATCATCAGCCAGTGTTGATTGGTCTCAATCTCTGTGctttcctctctccccagagGTGCAGAAAGTTCAAAGCTTTAAGTCTGTTATTGAAGATTCTCTTAGTCAACCCTTTGAGTATACTGAATTTCAATTCTTTAACAATCTTGTGGTCTATGAAAGACAAAAATTCCGAAATTGCCTGGAATCTTGGGCCATGAACCAGGACAAGAATCAAATATGGATAATAATATGATAATCAAAAGAGGACAAGGGTAACGGTCTGGCAACTTTGCTAATACTGTATCAGCCTTGGGCCCACGAGCCAACCAACACAGAATTGTGTTTCTTGCTTTCCTTGTAGTTGCTCTGCTCAGTAGTTCCAGGTCTTTCTCAGTAATTTTTATAATAGAGGGATAACCATtatttgacacacacacatatatatgctttctGGCCCCAAGCAAGTAGGTAGACAAATCTTTTCAAGTGAACATATTTTGGTGGAAAATGACCAAAATTGGCCAAGAAATGTGAATAAACTCTTTATAATTGTGACTGGCAATATGTTCAAAGAACCCATGTTACAGGTACCTGCtgctcagatgaggaaactgtagaTGACTTCTCCTAGGCCACAGGGCACGTGGGTGGCAGGTTTCAGACAAGATATTGCCCTGACACAACCCATTTGATATAcatgtgtatttaattttaagatatttcttcATGAGAATCCTAATGGGAGTGGAGTTAAAGCTTTGCAACTTCAGAGTTCCCTgatgtccagtagttaagaatcagcctgccctcgcaagggacatgggttctatcatTGGTttgggaagagtccacatgcctagGGGCGACTAAGCAGgtgaaccgcaactactgaactcggatgcctagagcccctgctctgcaacaagagaagccaccccatgGAGAAGCCTACACATCGCGACCAGAGAGTAGAGCCCGGAAGCAGAGAATGTCCTCGTGCAACAAGGAAGAGCAatacagccaaaacaaacaaaagccccatCCAGCACGGCAGCAAACATTCCAAGAGGTTGGCAGAATCCACCCCACCCCTTCCAAGAACTCCCCTCATTCCCCTCCAGTCTACAGAGGAAAGGTGATCCTACCTTGGTCCTGGGTATTCTGTTCATACACCGGGGTGCTGTCCACCAGGATAaccaggaggaagagaagggctgCGGAGAGGCAGAGCCGGCTCATCTTCATGGCCTTGCAGGAGGGCTCCTGTGGATGCTGGGGATGGACTTGGCTTTTAATATCCTGGCTGAGAGGTTGCATCAGGCGATGAAGAAGGGAGTGAGACAGGGGAGGAGCTGGGTCAGTCCTGTTTATTGTGAAATTCCCCCACCTAACCATGCCTCTTGCTTCTGTCTGCAGGGGATCAAATGTCCGGTAACAGCAGTTCTCAGACTTGACAATGCCTGTGCATCTTGTGTAAACACAGATTGTGATCAGACAGATGGAGTTTTGTTCAATATGGTCACTCAGGGAGCATCTGAGCACCTAGAGCAGTGTATAACACATGATGGATGGTCAATGAGTAGATGAGAACAAGTCAAAGATGTATAGGTGATTGGCAGTGTGTGAGCCCAGGTCCTCCTTTCCATCCTCCTGTAGGTGTCATCACATCTGGGCCTCAATGCCCTGACCCCCCTCACCTGGCTCAGAAGACAGGTGTAACACGGGTCACCTTCCTGCAACCATTGCCACAGCTTCTGCACTGGATGGACATCTGCACTTCACGAGGGACTGGTCCAGGCAGGAACCTAACTGGGGAAGGTGGTGTCCTCCTGGGTTGTAACCCTGTTTACTGCTTCACATAAGGAATAAAGGGAGGGGCGGGCAGAGGGGAAGCAGAGAGCTGAACTCATCTCCACAGCATGACCACCTGCCGTCCTCACCTGGTTTCACAAACAGGAGAGCTGTCTGCCCGAGTGGACCTCAGGAGACCATGGAAGTTTGCCTGAAGCCACCCCCGAATGCCACTCCAGTCCTCTCTCCCAGTGGTTTCGGGGTCATAGGACCTCAGTTTCGGTATCAGTTCTGCCTTTTCCTATCTTTGTACCTGAGGATATAAACCCCCTAGAGCCCTGTGTTTTCAGGTGTCACGCGAGATCAGTGCTGCCCACACCATGGGGTTGCTATGGAAGCAACAGACACAACAAACATGTACCTTCTCCCTGAGAAGTCAGAATCCTTTGTAATGTTAATAACAACAGCAttcaaaccctgaatattcattgcaaggactgatgctaaagctgaagctccaatactttgggcacctgatgcaaagagccgactcattggaaaagaccctgatgctgggaaagactgaaggcgggaggagaagggggcaacagaggatgagatggttggatggcatcaccaactcaatggacatgagtttgagcaaactctgggagatggtgaaggagaagaaagcctggcgtgctgcagtccatgggctcacaaagagtcagacacgactgagttactgaactacAGCAAATGAGTACAAATCACAATCCATAAATCAAGTGCATGATTCTGCCAGGAATTCTGAAAATGCAGAGAACTGGGAAGGGGTTCTGAGTGCTCTGCCCCACATAATACAGTCCCATGGCCCTGATCCTCATACCAGACACAAATGATAGAGAAGAGTGAGTCCGAGTGTTGTCCCCAACTCCAAACATGTGAGGTCTCTGCCAACAGCAACCAGTTTCCCAGCATCCACTGCCCATCTCAGAAGTCAATTCACTTCTGACACTAAATCCATAGAGGTAGCGTAGAAACCACAAGGTGTGGGCTGGGTCCCTGAGGACTGCCCATACTCTCAAGTGTTGATCACAAGTCCTGCAGTCACTCACACCTGTGACCAACTGGCTATTAACTCAAAGGTTCCATAACCCACCTCCCATGTTCAATAACTTATTAGAACTACTCCCAGAACTCAGGAAAGCCCTTTACTTACTGCTGCAAGTTATTATAAAGCATAAAACTCAGGGACAGCCAAATGGAGAAGCATAGGGTAAATGGGGAGCTGGGGCTGCTGAACCTCCAAGCCCTCTTGGGACTCTCCCTGCTCTCAGTCTCTTGATGTTATCACCTCCCCTGATGCTCTCTAAACACAATGTTTATGGATTTTAATTGAGGGTTGGAGGAAGGCAAGTTGATAGATCATTGGCTATTGGTGATTGAATTCAGTATAGTACCCTCTTCTGTCCTCAGAGGAACGGAGGGTTGACAGTTCTAATCTTCTAAGCACCTGATGGAACGTTCTGGAGTCCAGTCCCATGCAAATAGTATCATCCAGACACTATCTCAGGTCCCATCCCTCACTCATCGCATGATTTatgaaactatggaaaattccaaGAGTTTCAGAAGGCCTGGGGCATGAACAGCAACAAGAGTCAATTACGAATTTTGTTATGAAACGACAGTGAGGGTCAGGAGCAAGGCAGTGACTAAGAATATTGTCTCAGTGATGAGGTCACTGATCAggtagagtcttttttttttcttttcaaaactgcAATGATATTTTTCAGAGTCAAGGAATATCCCCAGAGTGAAAACTACCTAATTTACCATAAGAAATGCTAAGGGTTTGCTGCACAcagcccagccctgctccctAGCCCCTTCCATGAACTGCCCCCATCACCCACTCCCCAGCCTGTAGAGGAGAGGTGAAGTCAGAGCATACCTCAGGGCTGATTCCTGCTTCATCTACCAAGTGC belongs to Bos indicus isolate NIAB-ARS_2022 breed Sahiwal x Tharparkar chromosome 13, NIAB-ARS_B.indTharparkar_mat_pri_1.0, whole genome shotgun sequence and includes:
- the LOC109567709 gene encoding spleen trypsin inhibitor I-like produces the protein MKMSRLCLSAALLFLLVILVDSTPVYEQNTQDQGLVMISGKQLEKRSVKELPTAVLQEENKATSRPAFCLEHKFSGPCITPEIRYFYNAKTGHCEHFIYGGCNGKKNNFLTEEDCIKTCGQGAGSP